The genomic region GATGGGATTCTAACCCATGAAACGCCTTGCGACGTCTACCTGTTTATGAGACAGGCGCCTTAAAACACTCGGCCACCACTCCATTATTCTTATTGTGAGTGAAAGCATATCAAAAAAAGCGTTTTTATGCAATATTAATATTGTAACACTTCTCGTGTATTACGTAATTATTTTATTCCCATTCTCTTCCTGGCCGCCTCCAGCTCCTTGGGATCAGGGAATAAAATCGCCTTGCCGCACTGCCGGGGGTTGCCCATAGCCGCTTCGAAGCCCTTGGCAAAATCCTTGAGCTCGAACAGGTGGGTGACGATGGGCTTGATGTCTATCCGGCCCGAGGCCAGGAAATTCTTTACCCGGTACCAGGTATCGAACATCTTGCGCCCCGAGATGCCGTTAATGGTAATGCCCCGGAACACAATTCCGTTGGTGTAGTCCACCGGGACCGGAGTGGTGGGCGGCACCCCAAAGGCGCTGTAGCGGCCGCCTTTGCGGATGACCTTCAGGCCCTCCTCGATGGCCGCCGGGGCTCCCACCATGTCCAGCACGATATCAGTGCCGTAGCCGCCGGTGTGGTCCCGGATGAATTCTAATCTATTGACGGATTTGTCGGAGATGTTCAAGGTATGGTCGGCCCCCATCTTTTTGGCGATGTTCAAAGCGAAGTCCGACATGCCGATGACGAATATCTGGGTCAGGCCAGAGGCCCGGGCCAGACCGGCGGCGAACAGCGCGGTGGGCCCGTCCCCGAAGATGGCTACTGATTTTCCGGCCACGTCGGAGTTCTCGCCTAAAAGAGTGTAGCAGGCGTTGCCCATCGGCTCCTGAACTGTGGCCAGCTCCGGCGGAATGCTCTTGTCGTTGACCCAGCAGACCGACTCCGGCAGGGCAAAGTATTCGGCAAAACAACCGTCGTGGTCCACCCCTACGATCTTCATCCGCTCGCCGATGTGGAATTGGCCCAGCATGGCCTGCAGGTCGCCGGGATCGTAGATGTGGGTCTCGGCCGAGATATAGTCGCCGGCCTTGATCCGTTTACAGTGCGGCCCCACCTCCACCACCTCGCCGGCCACCTCGTGACCCAGTATCTGAGGCAGGTTCTTTGATCCGATCCGTTCGTCGGCCCACTTGTTCCATTCGTAGATGTGAACGTCTGTCCCGCAGATGGAGGTGGCCCGAACCTTGACCATCACCCAGTCGGGCTTTAGTTCCGGAACATTGACCTCCAGCCACTCGGCCCCAAGCTGTGGTTTGGTCTTGACCACCGCCTTCATTTTTTGAGGCATTGCCAAAACTCCTGTGATTATATGAATTGATGTTTATATTTCTGTAATAGCTTTCAAAGCTACTTTCTGTAACGCCAGAAAGTAGCCAAAGAGCTCGGCCGCACACCTCCCGGGTGGGTAACAATATCCGTGGCCTAAATTTCTTGATGG from Candidatus Edwardsbacteria bacterium harbors:
- a CDS encoding alcohol dehydrogenase catalytic domain-containing protein codes for the protein MPQKMKAVVKTKPQLGAEWLEVNVPELKPDWVMVKVRATSICGTDVHIYEWNKWADERIGSKNLPQILGHEVAGEVVEVGPHCKRIKAGDYISAETHIYDPGDLQAMLGQFHIGERMKIVGVDHDGCFAEYFALPESVCWVNDKSIPPELATVQEPMGNACYTLLGENSDVAGKSVAIFGDGPTALFAAGLARASGLTQIFVIGMSDFALNIAKKMGADHTLNISDKSVNRLEFIRDHTGGYGTDIVLDMVGAPAAIEEGLKVIRKGGRYSAFGVPPTTPVPVDYTNGIVFRGITINGISGRKMFDTWYRVKNFLASGRIDIKPIVTHLFELKDFAKGFEAAMGNPRQCGKAILFPDPKELEAARKRMGIK